Within the Streptomyces sp. NBC_00554 genome, the region CCTCACCCCACGGCGATGCCTCGACGGTCAGGGATGTCGCCGCGCGGGCGGGAGTGTCGGCGTCCACGGTCTCCCGTGTGCTCGGTGGCACCTACCCGGTGGCCAAGGCCACCCGCGCCAGGGTCCTCAAGGCCATGCGCGAGCTCGACTATGTGGTCAACGCACACGCCCGGGCCCTTGGCGGCTCGACCAACAAGACCGTGGCGTTCGTCGTCGACGATGTCACCGGGCCGTTCTACGCCTATATCGCCCGGGGCGTGGAGGAGCAGGCGTCCGCCGAGAGCAGGCTCTGCATGCTGTGCACCACGCACGGCGATCCGCAGCGCGTCCTCGCCGTCGTCGAGACGATGCGCGAACAGCGCGCCGACGCCGTGATCGTGGTGGGCGGCGCGTGGGACGACAAGGCCTACCACGACCGCATGACGCACTTCGCGCACGCGCTGGACCGGGCGGGCTCACGACTCGTTCTCATCGGCCGGCCACCGCTCGGCCCGGGCGTGCCCGCCACCGTCGTGGACTACGACAACGAGGGCGGCGCCTTCGCCATGACGACCCATCTGCTGAGCTCGGGCCACCGGCGGGTCGCCTATCTGGGGCGGGTGCCGGGTCTGTCCACCAGCAGCCAGCGCATCAGCGGCTTCACCCGGGCGCACGAGATGCTCGGCCTCGAACTCGACCCGAAGCTGATCGTGGACGGCATCTTCACCCGTAGCTTCGGCTACCGGGGAATGCGTGAACTCCTCGCGTCCGGCATGGAGTTCAGCGCGGTCTTCGCGGGCACCGACATGGTCGCCGCGGGTGCCCTCCAGGCGCTGCGCGAGGCCGGCGTGCGAGTGCCGGACGACATCGCGCTGGCGGGCTACGACGACATCCCGACCGCC harbors:
- a CDS encoding LacI family DNA-binding transcriptional regulator, producing MDKNAAASPHGDASTVRDVAARAGVSASTVSRVLGGTYPVAKATRARVLKAMRELDYVVNAHARALGGSTNKTVAFVVDDVTGPFYAYIARGVEEQASAESRLCMLCTTHGDPQRVLAVVETMREQRADAVIVVGGAWDDKAYHDRMTHFAHALDRAGSRLVLIGRPPLGPGVPATVVDYDNEGGAFAMTTHLLSSGHRRVAYLGRVPGLSTSSQRISGFTRAHEMLGLELDPKLIVDGIFTRSFGYRGMRELLASGMEFSAVFAGTDMVAAGALQALREAGVRVPDDIALAGYDDIPTAIDVCPTLTTVHVPSEELGRTAVRLALHREEFPERQHQVLGTHVVIRESTRRPVR